In Acomys russatus chromosome 16, mAcoRus1.1, whole genome shotgun sequence, the DNA window GGAacggttttcttttcttctttttgttgttgttctgtttgtttctctggtcagggtttctctgtgtagccctggctgtcctagatttgtagaccaggctggcctcaaactcagagatctacttgcctctgcctccccagtactgggattaaaggtgtgtgccactaggcctggcttgggaAAGCttttctaagccagccagggtgacacacatctgtaatcccagcacttgggaggcagaggcagagggatcaagTGTTCTGGGTCATGCTGGTAtatatagcaaattccaggatagcctgaaCTTTTAGCCAGAAACCCTGTTTAAAGTAAGTAGGAGCTGAGAGGCAGCTCtgaggtgaagagcacttgctgcctttgCCAGGGACCTAGGTTCCACACGCAACACTCATGTGGTGGCTCAGAACCCTCTATAACTCTACTACCCTCTTCTGCACACACGCTGTACACCTATAGACATGCAAATAAACTCTCACATacgtaaaaattttaaatcctttttagataataaaaattacaaatccAAACACCTTTTGTGGACACCCCAATGTTTTTCCTGTTTGATAGTACATGAACATTGATTTTATATATCAGGTCACCACCACTGCCTTTGTGAACAGGCCCCCAAGCCCCTTTTCCAGGATGGGGTGACTCACCCCTAGTAAGGCCAAACCTACTTGGGAGCTCAGCCCCTTGGATTTATCAAACATGGTTTCTCTaaacacaatatattttttatttttattttattttttattttttgagacaaggtttctcttgtagtcctggctgtcctggactctctttgtagaccaggctggcctcaagctcacagagatctgggatcaaaggcatgtgccaccatgcctggctttcactCCAATTTTCAATGACACTGATCCCAGGGTGCCAACGAGGGCTTTCCCTCTGGGCAGCCAGTGTTCCCTCAACTCGGACTTCTGGAGTACAGCAGAGGTGCAATGTGGAGgttcagcttcctgctccctgcaggacagacaaggcaggcCCAGCTTCTGAATGTCCTGGAGACAGATTGGCAGCTTTCTTAGTGTCTCAGGAGTGAACAAGTCTGGGAGCACCGGAAGCATCAGTGGAGTGTTGCAGCCGCTCTAGGAAGTCACTGCTAACACCTCGGTGTCTGTCTTTCAGATGGAGGCTCTGTGGTGAAGGCCCGTCTGCTCACTTGTGTGGAGGGGATGGATGTGTCCTTGTTAGAAAAAGCCATCTTGGAGCAGAGGATCCTCTTGCAAAAGAGGCAGCAACCAATAGGAGACAGCAGCACCTTGCAGGCCCCgccccttgcccctccccctccccttgcaggcccctccccctgctcctcacCCTCTACAGACCTGAGACACACCTTCCAGTGACATCCTTCGTCTGGAACCAGAGTGCAGGGGGCAAATGCCCCTTTCCCAAACTCTGGACTGACCTGTAGACGACAGCCCACCCCAAGATGGCCGTGGTGGCCTGTGCCCGTAATCCCAATGCTAGGGACTTAGAGTCAGGAGGATTTGGAGTGTAAAGCCAATCCCAGATACATGagacccttcctctctctcagaaaaaaaaaaaaaaaaaatctgataccCCACCCCAGAGCCCCGGAGCTCTGAGGGACATGAAGGATCCTGAAGTTCCTCTTGAATAAAGAATATGAgcacagagtgtgtgtgttgaTGCCGGGCtggctgcagccagcaagggccAGCAGGGGGCGCCACAAGCAGACAGCTTGCCTGACAGAAGCTGCCGCCCGCTGAGGGCTTCTGGTGAATTCTGGGCTAGGAGGCTGAGGGGGCGGATTCTAGGGGCCCAGGGTTAGAGTTGGGGGGCCCAGGGTTAGAGTTGGGGGGCCCAGGACTCAGAGTGGTTACCCTAGCTGAGGTTCTGACCTCCGTGGAAGCTAAGAATCGCCCAACAGGCAAAGCTGCGGCCCTGGCTCCTGACGTGTGACCCAGGGCAGGATTGTGGCTTCAGAAGCCTTGCCTACTCCTAACCCCTGCTTCATGCTGTCACCCTCCCCTGTACAGCTTTTCTGGGTAGATTCTTGTGGCCCCAGAGTGTGGGTTTGCCTGGGCCAAGGCATGGGCTGAGGCAGAAGTTTGAGCCCTCCTGCATTCCGTAGCCAGGCAATGGAGCCGAAGCCTGGAGCTGGGTTAGGCTAGGCTGGGCAAGAAACAGCTCTCAGCCTCGATCCATCTTCCCACGCGAGATGGGTGGCAGGCAGTGCGTGGGGAGAGCCTGgcctgagctggggctgggcAGGGCGTTATGTGCAGACTGGAGTCTGGCAGAGGGGACTCTTCCTGTGGGATTTAAATGTGCAGATGCGGTCTGTTTCCAGTGCAGTTCTAACAGTCATGGATGCATTCCGGAAGGTAGAGAAGATCGGAGAGGGCACCTATGGGGTGGTCTATAAGGCCAAGAACAAAGTGACTGGGCAGCTTGTGGCCCTCAAGAAGATCAGGCTGGACCTGTGAGTCTTGGGACTCTCCCCCAACGCCGCGTCTGTGTCCCCAGGGGAATACCCCAAACCTGTCCTCATCTCAGGGGTGGGGGGCTTGCACCCAACCTCTAGGGTAGCCACAAAGGGGCGgacccacctccctgccctcagaCTGGTTTTTGTTCTGGGTCCAGCTGTGTGGAGCTTCATGGTTGTAAAGTGTGCTGAGGACCACAGGCCTCACTCTTGCACGGGCCTTCTGTGCAGAATTGGGGAGCAGAGCAATGACACGCATGCACATAGCCTGGCCAGAAGGAACTCCTCGGGCCCATTggtgtttcttcttttcccacaGGGAGGACGAGGGGGTTCCTAGCACTGCCATCAGGGAGATCTCTTTGCTGAAAGAACTGAAGCACCCCAATATTGTCAAGTGAGTTGGGAAAAGAAGTGGGGGAGCCagaagtggtggcgcacgcctttaattccagcactcgggaggcagaggcaggccgatcgctgtgagttcaaggccagcctggtctacaaagggagtccaggacagccagggctacacagagaaaccctgtcttgaaaaaccaaaaaaaaaaaaaagcaggggatTGAGATCCTAAATGTCACTCCCTGAGACTGACTGACCCCTCCCGCCAGGTTGCTGGATGTGGTCCACAGAGGGAAGAAGCTGTTCCTGGTGTTTGAGTTCCTCACTCAGGACCTAAGGAAGCGCATGGACTCGGCGCCCACACAGGAGCTCCCTCAGCACACAGTCAAGGTGCCCAGGGGAAAGCCGCCCCCGCACCCCTGCTAGCCACCTTCTGCCTCACGGCTCTTCCCCTCGGTCTTTCCCACAGAGCTACCTCTCCCAGCTGCTGCAAGGGTTGAGTTTCTGCCACTCCCGTCGCGTCATCCACCGAGACCTGAAACCTCAGAATCTGCTCATCGATGAGTTCGGAGCCATCAAGCTGGCTGACTTCGGACTGGCCCGGGCCTTCGGGGTTCCCCTGCGCACCTACACCCACGAGGTAGTGGAGGGCAGGAGATGATGTCACCAGTGGAGTCAGCCACCGTGATTAATGTTGCTTCTTGTCCTCACAGGTGGTGACACTGTGGTACCGCGCCCCCGAGATCCTGTTGGGCAGCAAATTTTATTCAACAGCTGTGGATGTCTGGAGCGTCGGTTGCATCTTTGCAGAGATGGTAAAAGGGGGACATGCTGGGCTAtgggggatagctcagtggtagagtgatcGCCTAAGCTGGGGAAGGCCCATGGCTTCAATTCCCAGGCTGCaacacaaatcaaaaacaaactttgatggtggcgcacgcctttaatcccagcactcgggaggcagaggcaggcggatcgctgtgagttcaaagccagcctggtctacaaagtgagtccaggatggctaaggctacacagagaaaccctgtctcgaaaaaccaaaaaaaaaaaaaaaaaaaaaaacaaactttgagCTGGTGGCTGGGGTGAAAGCACTTGCCGCCCAGCCTGACAGCTGGAGTGTGATCCCTAGAAGgcctgtggtgggaggagagagcccCCCAGCGCACTGTGGTGCACATGCCCACTCTTTGTccattcatctgtctgtctgtctgtttctgtctctgtctctctgtttctgtccccaCCGCCCCCAcgcgctctttctctctctttcaccacACAATGTAAGtcaataaatgtaaataataataataataataataataataataaataataataaatttggtttgggctgggcatggtagcacgtGTGTgtcattctagcacttggaaCACAGGGCTaagaatgcagctcagtggtagagcatttgcctagcattaaaacaaaccaaaccaaaccaggagTTAAGGGGGAACTGGGTGCACTGAGGCAGGAGCTTTCCTatagttcaaggctagactgagCTATACAGAACCATGGCAGCCAGGAGTCCACTGTGCTTAATGCTTTTTAGTAGAGGTGAGTTGAGGGGTGTATGTGGCTGGCTGGAgaagcaagtctttttttttttctttttttttttttatgttttttgagacagggtttttctgtgtagctatagccttgcctgtcctagcccatgctggccttgaactcacagagattgcctacctctgcatcccaaatgctgggattaaaggcgtgcaccaccaggcccagcttgtgAAAATGTCCCTTCCTGTGTCCCCCACTTGCTCAGTGTGGAATTCTGTGTTAGCACCAGGGTCATGCAGAACACTCTTCTCTCCTGCACCAGGTGACTGGCAAAGTTCTGTTTCCTGGTGACTCAGAGATCGACCAGCTCTTCCGGATCTTTCGCACCTTGGGGACCCCCAGTGAAGCCACATGGCCGGGAGTCTCCCAGCTGCCAGACTACCAGAGCAGCTTCCCCACATGGGACCGGAAAGGGCTTCAGGAGATTGTACCCAGGCTGGAACCCGAAGGCAAGGACCTGCTCCTGGTAGGTACCAGTGGGCAAGGACAG includes these proteins:
- the Ten1 gene encoding LOW QUALITY PROTEIN: CST complex subunit TEN1 (The sequence of the model RefSeq protein was modified relative to this genomic sequence to represent the inferred CDS: substituted 1 base at 1 genomic stop codon) gives rise to the protein MLPKPGIYHFPWEVSDGQVPEGSTLRTFGRLCLYDMTRSLVTLTAPHGSDRCQLLVCTKLVEPFEAHVGFLYMVLGELEREGDGGSVVKARLLTCVEGMDVSLLEKAILEQRILLQKRQQPIGDSSTLQAPPPAPHPLQTXDTPSSDILRLEPECRGQMPLSQTLD
- the Cdk3 gene encoding cyclin-dependent kinase 3, whose protein sequence is MDAFRKVEKIGEGTYGVVYKAKNKVTGQLVALKKIRLDLEDEGVPSTAIREISLLKELKHPNIVKLLDVVHRGKKLFLVFEFLTQDLRKRMDSAPTQELPQHTVKSYLSQLLQGLSFCHSRRVIHRDLKPQNLLIDEFGAIKLADFGLARAFGVPLRTYTHEVVTLWYRAPEILLGSKFYSTAVDVWSVGCIFAEMVTGKVLFPGDSEIDQLFRIFRTLGTPSEATWPGVSQLPDYQSSFPTWDRKGLQEIVPRLEPEGKDLLLGLLQYDPRQRISARTALAHPYFSAEHPAIAWPSISTSENMYAGPTASAPLQLLPQNPTSHF